In Columba livia isolate bColLiv1 breed racing homer chromosome Z, bColLiv1.pat.W.v2, whole genome shotgun sequence, one DNA window encodes the following:
- the LOC135577416 gene encoding uncharacterized protein LOC135577416, whose translation MFAMTEMSFVEAVLEGKEIGLLQVCFSGIFLLPPKEEMQDLKPFLYFTTMKGMDTMLSALVLNSPASRVNEKMQSIFQMLLTFTTSERASVRERAVGRMRVLSFLLANYSSLKADPNEERHASRAEMQMPIIGQLLGHLLLLLSFKEEETGHLALDALCLLFQFKYQQHCATLTEENTQLQGDWEAETTSLRTSPSATHIIESFAEYLQPSERSDIVRVFIEATTDSSTFDKEAARNVLDMVRGNPDLWLVDVPKITSCIHKTLGCIKSVPARQSVESLMVSMADKCPQEVVTTLLQVAPGGDSTALALWEAMFSVPQTVRNILKELLSQLWDLKSRLFCTHLEDYCLVRLAMLASRDLGDRAFAATYLDFRFLKEERPAMLSLVLRAIMTLSERDEMARKMKVILPDLMRVLLFGYKAATTKALLVFRTIMAQLERREASHIAVQMAEFLLPLLDDELSQLRESSISLFRDLMMMTVGNDKREMKNMVRLGLLPLFFRLSDQTQSVAKAAGEALLAAAELLKWKPLKHLVRTQQTWQIGESLLKQDRRRAQEFLIQSLSYLKDAQASLREAAVRFIGLAARHLRNPSKKKLAEICSALQTLAEDHEPSIRSLAAQTVIIILSSSREQPRPRWTLRALCCR comes from the exons ATGTTTGCCATGACCGAAATGAG CTTCGTAGAGGCGGTGTTGGAGGGCAAAGAGATAGGCCTCCTCCAAGTGTGCTTCTCCGGCATCTTCCTGCTTCCTCCAAAAGAGGAAATGCAGGACCTGAAACCTTTCCTGTACTTCACG ACCATGAAAGGCATGGACACCATGCTATCTGCACTGGTGCTCAACTCTCCTGCCTCCAGAGTCAACGAGAAGATGCAGAGTATCTTCCAG atgctCCTGACCTTCACCACCTCTGAGAGGGCATCTGTGCGTGAGAGGGCCGTGGGCAGGATGAGGGTGCTCAGCTTCTTGCTGGCCAACTACTCCTCACTGAAG GCCGATCCCAATGAGGAGAGACACGCCTCCCGTGCAGAGATGCAAATGCCAATCATTGGACAGCTGCTGGGACATCTCCTGCTACTCCTCTCCTTCAAGGAAGAAGAGACCGGCCACTTGGCTTTGGACGCTCTTTGTCTCCTCTTCCAATTCAAGTATCAGCAACACT GTGCGACACTGACAGAGGAGAATACACAGCTCCAAGGGGACTGGGAAGCCGAGACCACCTCCTTGCGCACTTCGCCCAGTGCCACTCACATTATCGAG TCCTTTGCGGAGTACCTCCAGCCTTCTGAGAGGTCAGACATTGTCCGGGTGTTCATCGAGGCAACGACcgactccagcacctttgacaaggaggcTGCCAGAAACGTGCTGGACATGGTCAGGGGAAACCCTGACTTgtggctggtggat gtGCCAAAGATCACGAGCTGCATCCACAAAACCCTGGGATGCATCAAGTCGGTCCCAGCCCGGCAGAGCGTGGAGTCCCTAATGGTCTCCATGGCTGACAAATGCCCTCAGGAGGTGGTGACAACACTGCTGCAGGTCGCTCCAGGAGGAGACAG cactgccctggcactgtgggaggcgatgttctccgtgccccagaCTGTGCGGAACATTTtgaaggagctgctcagccAGCTCTGGGACCTGAAGAGCAGGCTCTTCTGCACACACCTGGAGGACTACTGCCTCGTTCGCTTGGCC atgctggccagcagAGATCTGGGAGACAGGGCGTTTGCTGCAACCTACCTAGACTTCAGGTtcctgaaggaagaaaggccagCCATGCTCTCCCTGGTGCTCAGGGCCATCATGACACTGTCCGAGAGAGACGAGATG gcaagaaaaatgaaggtcatCCTGCCAGACCTCATGAGGGTTCTGCTGTTTGGCTATAAGGCTGCCACCACGAAGGCTCTGCTGGTCTTCAGAACCAtcatggctcagctggagaggagggaggcCAGCCACATCGCCGTGCAGATGGCGGAattcctcctgcccctcttgGATGAC gagctgagccagctgagagagagcTCCATCAgtctcttcagagacctgatgatGATGACGGTGGGGAACGACAAGAGGGAGATGAAGAACATGGTGCGGCTTGGcctgctccctctcttcttccgGCTGAGTGACCAaacgcagagcgtggccaag GCTGCTGGGGAAGCCCTTCTTGCTGCCgcagagctcctcaagtggaaacCACTCAAGCACCTAGTGCGGACACAGCAGACATGGCAGATTGGAGAGAGCTTG ctgaagCAGGACAGGAGGAGAGCTCAAGAAttcttgattcagagcctgTCGTACCTGaaggatgctcaggccagcttgcgagaggcggccgtgaggttcatcg ggctcgCTGCACGGCACCTGAGGAATCCAAGCAAGAAGAAGCTGGCTGAGATCTGCAGCG CCCTTCAGACCTTGGCAGAAGACCACGAGCCCTCCATCCGCTCCCTGGCAGCTCAAACTGTCATCATCATCCTGAGCTCTTCGAGGGAGCAGCCAAGGCCACGATGGACCCTGCGAGCCCTGTGCTGCCGCTGA